The sequence tctattctgctttattgactatgccaacgcctttgaccgtgtagatcacaagaaactggaaaattctgaaagagatgggagtaccagaccatctgacctgcctcttgagaaatatgtatgcaggttaagaagcaagagttagaactggatatggaacaacagactggttccaaataggaaaagaagtatgtcaaggctgcatatggtcaccctgcttatttaattatatacagagtacatcatgagaaatgctgggctggatgaagcccaagctggaatcaagatttctgggagaaatatcagtaacctcagatatgcagatgacactacccttatggcagaaatcaaagagcctcttgatgaaagtgaaagaggagagtgaaaaagttggcttaaaactcagcattcagaaaactaagaaaaaaaaaaaaaagaaaactaagatcatggcatctggtcccatcgcttcatggcaaataggtggggaacagtgactgactttatttttggggttccaaaatcactgcagatggtgactgcagccatgaaattaaaagacgcttgctccttggaagaaaagttatgaccaacctagacagcttattaaaaagcagagacattaccttgctgacaaatgtccctctagtcaaagctatgatttttccagtagtcatgtatggatgtgagagttggactgtgaagaaagatgagcactgaagaattgatgcttttgaactgtggtgttggagaagactcttgagagtcccttggactgccaggagatccaaccagtccatcctcaaggaaatcagtcctgaatattcattggaagaattgatgctgaatctgaagctccaatactttcgccacctgatgcgaactgactcatttgaacagctcctgattctgggaaagattgaaggtgggaggagaagtggacgacaaaggatgacatggctggatggcatcactgtctcaatggacgtgagtttgagtaaactctggtagttagtgatggacagggaagcctggtgtgctgcagtccgtggggtcgcaaaatgttggacactactgagtggctGAGCTGAACTTATGAtctacatttctctttctttctctgaaataaaTCTTTACAACTCTTCCCCAGCACttcctatttaatttttataatattcttaGCTTCTCCACACACAACAGGTAGCATGTcctattggaacttcagtttctaaAACTGATGTAGTTTTAGATACAAAAACATTCATCACTATGTATCATTTCTTATTTCATTCCAGTATCTTACCATCTTCTTTGTATGCAAATATAAGTTCAATTTGACCTAAGTGTCAGGGATTACTACCATGTCTTTCCATCAGATATAGTCAATTCTAATTTTCATGTCAATGATTTTACCTGGCTAGCAATTCTAAATTTGTCCTTCCCAAAGGGTGTAGAATCAGAAGATTTGTTTTGTGAGTTACAgcttaattaaattatattagCAACTTTGTTTTAATTGCTGCTAAGGGACTTCATCCCCAAAGTACTAGAAATTTTCTAAATTCTACTCAAACCAGACTGTGAACTTTAAATTGCTTTTGGGATTAAAAACATCCTCAAAGCAGCAAAGATCTTAAGTTGTTTTGGTACTCCACTGGCTGATCCTTTAAGGGATCCTTTACTAGTGAAGTAAATGACTGTAAAAAGCTCTAGCTTTCATTTTACTGAAAGTTAGTTCTCTTTTGCTAATGGTCAGTTGCCTTTTTTCCCCACAATGTAGAAATGGCAGCTACTTGAtactaatgaaaaaaatgataaacaaatACTTCTTCTTTTAGTTGTTTTACTGAATTTATTGAATTTTACTGAATTTACTGGGTTGAAATTTATGAGACTAGCAGTCTCATAAAAAAGTAAGTTGACCTCTGCTTCTGTTTTAATGTAGAAATGCTGATACAAGTAATTATAACATATTGATAATGCTTAAGAATATTTAAGAATGACTCACCTCTCTTTATTATAGGTTTTCTGAATATGCAGTGAGAGGATCATCAGCAGAGCAGCTCTTTGAGCAGAAGTTAAGCTGCTATATTTCTGTGGAGGGAGAAGCTAATCTATTATTTTCTCAAACATGGAGGTAAAAGAGTAAATTCCCTGTCCCTTAAATCTTtcagtttgtatatatatatatacaaatatatatatatattgtttcgACTGAAGATTATGACAGATGCACTAAAGTTTTCTGAGATCAATTTGTTATTCTTTATCTGGCAGGACAATAGAGTTACCTAGATATCCCAATTTGTACCAAAAGAGACTAAGAAGAataattgtatataaaatattttcttttgtaggTATTACTAATGCCTTAATTAATATTTTAGGATATTATTTGTATACATTTCACCTCAAATTAGAAATTACCAAACATCCCTTTGCTAAAGATGTatcttttcagtttgtttttctaGTCGCAATCTATTTTCAACTGAGGTTATATTACTGTTGAAGCAGGATTACAAATACCATTTTATTTTAGTAGCtgtaaaacaatttatttttgttatggATAACATTAGTTGTATTCTGGAATGTTTGATCAAAATGTTATGGTGACACTGcattcaaaataatttcaaactcaTAATGTGAAACAAAATTCTAATCCAGCTGTATTTGTTCTGAATGTCTTCTAAAAAgggcacattttttttctttgtattgaagCCTTCTTCATGAGTTCTGAAAGTCTAACTGATTTTAGCTTAGAGGATTttagcatattcttttttttttttttttagcatatttttATGCTATCTGTGTATCCAATTATAGGTCCACATTGCCGATAAGGGAAGCCACTTAAGGATGTAAATAACTCTTACAAACACTGCGATAACAGATCCACATGTATTCCAACTGCTGCAGAATTTCTTTTGTTgaaagaaaatgggaaagacCATTAGTTAATGGAAAGACCATTAATATGGGAAAGACCAATCAGTCTTCTGTTACAGAATTTGTCCTACTGGGGCTTTCTGGCTACCCAGAGCTTGAAGCCATTTATTTTGTGCTGGTGTTATTTATGTACCTGGTTATTCTGCTGGGAAATGGTGTCATCATCATTGTAAATGTCTGTGACTCTCACCTGCATacccccatgtactttttcctcagtAACTTATCATTCTTGGATATTTGCTACACCAGTTCTTCTATCCCCATATTTCTCAGCAGCTTCTTAACTTCAAGGaagaccatttccttctctggatgtGGAGTACAAATGTTTCTCTCCTTTGCTATGGGAGCCGCGGAATGTGTCCTTCTAAGCATGATGGCatttgaccgctatgtggccatctgcaaccCTCTGAGATACCCCATCATTATGAGCAAGAATTCGTATGTGCCTATGGCTGCAGGGTCCTGGATTGCAGGGGGTGTCAATTCTATGTTGCAAACCTCTCTTGCAATGCGGCTTCCTTTCTGTGGGGATAATGTCATTAATCATTTTACTTGTGAAATCTTGGCTGTCTTAAAATTGGCCTGTGCTGATATTTCCATAAATATTATTAGCATGGTTGTTGCTAATATGATTTTTCTTGTGGTCCcagtactttttattttcatttcctatgTTTTTATTCTCTCCACCATCCTGAGGATTCCTTCTTCAGAGGGAAGGCGCAAAGCCTTCTCTACCTGCTCTGCCCACTTAACAGTGGTGATTATATTCTATGGAACCATCCTCTTCATGTATGCAAAGCCCAAGGCTAAAGATTCCTCTGGTGCAGACAAAGTCCAAGTCACAGACAAAATCATCTCTCTCTTCTATGGAGTCGTGACTCCTATGCTCAATCCCCTCATCTACAGTTTGAGGAACAAAGATGTGAAGGCAGCTGTGAATAGTATACTCTGTCAGAAATGCTTCTCAGGGGGAAAGTGaatgttgctttaaaaaattcatttactcTGAATGCAGGACTAGTTCTCACCTGGAAGTTCCaaaataaatgtaaggattgGTACACCATTGATTCTTGAAATTCTCATTTTTCTGTTCCTAGGGTCTAAATGTGAGATAAATCTAAGGCCTACGTTCTTCATGACCCTcttaaagagaaaagggaaagaaatctaTAGGTAGAAAAGATTCTCATCCAAACCACAGTTAGTTTAACTCTAAAATGATGAGTTCTATAATCTTATGTAAACAGAAGTAGCATTTAACTAGTTTAACCTCTTATCTTCTATGTGCATCAATTTTCTAGTTTCAAAACTTTCCTAGGAAGGTAAAGTACAAAGTGCCTTTTAAGGGTCAGAGTGGTAATAAATTCAACACTGAATGATTCATAATGGGGTAGTGTTGACCTTAGAGAGGGATGACCACTTTTTGATGTTAGATACCTGGCTGTGTGTATATcataggaaagagaagaaaagtgatGCTATCTTTCCTAGGGCTGATATTCTCTTGCCTGCAATCCGGCAAGCATACTTCTGTACAGAGTTGTCTGAAGGACTGTGAGGCTTTGTGCATACATCCCAACTGATGAGGAAATTTGGTCTATTTTTGTTTCAACAGATGAGCAGTGGCGACTTTGAGTGAAAATGATAATTGCTGTTAAGTGACATAAAAATTACTTAGTTTCTGAAGAACTTGGTTGTACAGGTCTCTGGGAACTTTGTAATAATGGATTTAAAGTGTCACAGAATAGGTGTTTTTACTGTTACATGAATTTCCTGTAAAATATGAgctttccattcattcattgagtcATCTCTTCCTTAATTCGATTATTCAATCAACCAGTGTTTACTGAGTATCTACTTTGTTTCAAGCATTATGCTACCTattagcaatatatatatatatctcaatatatatatacacataaatatatatgtatacacatagataaaaataaaaaaaaaatatataaacaacatggaaatgaaaaccaaaacatcACCAAGGGGTGCACAATCTTGTGGAATATGGACTGACttgaacaaaatataaagaatatttaatattaaagatTTTCCTTCTCCACTATTTTCTAAACTGGTTCCTTTGTTTGCATTCAAAGGAAATGCGTTCATAGTATGTTGGATCTTTATTGCGCTGAAGGAGTGAGGGTAGAATAAGACATTCCAAGAAGTCAGATCTCTGATATCCCCTAACCCTCTAGCTGGCTCTgcctttgtttgttttatatgttctgtatttcttcataatattttatttgggaaaaataaaagttgCTGGGAAAAGTTTTAAAACTACTACGGTGTACTATAGAATCCCGTAAGAGATGTAAGAAAGAACTGGATACTTTTGTATTAGTGTTTTAGAGGGGTAATTTTGGAGctgcagaggatgaaatgttatACCTCCAGCTGTTAAATTCCTTGGTAACTTTCACATTTCTTGACCAGCCACTTGCCCTtacctgttttctttcttgtagGTTTCAGAGTACTGAGATCCACCCGTTTCCTTGCAGTTTTTATTCCCATCCTGATTGGTTAAAGTTTTACTTTAATTAATAGAggcaacagagaagaaaaagaaggtaaCATGAATGGGAACATTCCACATGTTTAGAAAATCTTCCAGACTTTTCCAGAATTAGCTCTGATATAAGAGAACCAATTTGACTCCTGAATGCAAGGTTCTTCCCTCATTCTTTCCTTACATTTCTGTTCCCTTTTTGGTTTTAAACTTCACTAAGTACTtactgtatgttttttttttttttgtcactgacTAACAGTATGCTCTGTAGTATTTCCCCCTCAACTGTTCAGTATTTACATTATTCTACCTTGTTCATTTGTGTttacaaatatattcatatatgaaaaTGTAAAGAACATTTTAAGGAAACCTGGAGTTAAATAGTATGGTGTTAGACCAACTCTGAAATCACACGTTCTCTGGGTTCTACAGCTATTAAAATCCAACTTGAAAAATATCAGTTGGTCAATGTGATGTGAGTATAGAATGCAATCCTTTatgtaaaaatgtttgaaaacttaaaagtactagagaaatgagaaatatgattattttattcattagttTCTCAATAGCAGAGCAGATCTCAAGACCAGATCCTGTATAACTATGGACTTCCCTATTAGATCTCAAGACCAGATCCTGTATCACTATGGACTTCCCTATTAGATCTCAAGACCAGATCCTGTATCACTGTGGACTTCCCTATTAGATCTCAAGACCAGATCCTGTATCACTATGGACTTCCCTGTTAGATCTCAAGACCAGATCCTGTATCACTATGGACTTCCCTGTCAGAACTAattttgctgcatcccatcaGTTTTGTAAGGTTGTTATTCATTGTCATTTCTATtgaggtattttctgatttcctcttttatttcattgTGGACCCACTGGCTTTTCAATATCATGTTTAGtatccatgtatttattttttcctatttttctttctgtttgatcTCCCATAATGCTAGGGTCAGAAAAAGATACTTGAAATAATTTCTGTCCTCTAAAATTTGTAGAGGCTTATTTTCTGTCCTAGTATGTGGTTCATgaacacttgaaaagaatgtgtattttttaagttttttgaatgtagtGTCCTGTAGGTGACGATTAAGTCTATCTGGTCTATtgtgtctttttgtttatttgtctctttttaaaaacttttttaattggaggataatttcaatattgtgttggcttctgccctATATTCACATGAacatccttcccacctcccaccccataccGCCCCCTAGGTTGTCAAAGAGCAccagatttgatttccttgcatcatacagcaaattcccactggctatctgttttacagacaataatgtatatgtttcagtgctattatCTCAAATCCTACCCCTCCTTCTTTCCCCTAttgtgtccaaaagtctcttcttaaTGGCtgcatctcctttgctgccctgcagatttGTCCATCAGTGCCATCATTCTAAACTTCACCCTATATATTTTGATTAGAGCAGTTAGTCCAGTGCCATTGagagtaattattgatagatatgtacttattgccattttaaccCTGCTTTCCAGCTGATTTTGtagttcatttttgtttattttttctttttttcattttttattgtttgatttgatggttttctttgatttttatgcttgagttactttgtttttttttttttttttgtgtgtgtgtgtgaatctatTGTACGTCTCTGGTTTCTGGTTACCCTAGTTTTCAAGAATGTTAACCCATAATAATATCTATATGCTTCAGACTAAtagttatataaattaaaatgcattCTAAAAGATCTATGTTTTTTTTACTTCCCTCCACCAAATTTTGTgattttcctttcctattttaCATGTTcatgtttatctatttattgtAGCCATAAatgctttacaattttttttaaaatctatgtaCTGGTTTAGTGATCTTCAGTCCTTTTGTATATTTGCCTTTCCTGTTGTGATTTTTCCCTTCCCTATAGACTCTTGCTTCTTTGCTGTTTGGAGAGGACCTTTCAGTATTTCTTTTAGGTTAGGTTTGGTATTGCTGTAACCTTTTAATTTTTGCTTGCTTGAGAAATCCTTTAGTTTTCCTCCTATTCTAAATAATAATCTTGCTGAGGAGAGTATCCTGGAgttcaggttttttttcctttctggatttTGAATATCTCATGCCATGcccttctggcctgaaaagtTTCTGCAAAGAAATCAACTGATAGCCTTATGGAGGTTCTCTTGTAACTGACTATTTATCTCTTGCTACCTTTAGAATcctctctttaatttttgccattttaattagtTATGATATGTCTTCATGTGAGTCTGTTTGatttcatcttgtttgggaccctCTGTGATTCCTTCACCTAACCCTTTTATAGATTTGGtaagttttcagccataatttctttttatacattttcaatcACCTTCTCTCTCTGTTCTCCTTCTGGAACATATTATGCCTAGGTTGGCACTCTTTATCTCTTATCATAGATCTTGtatattgcatgtgtgtgtgtgtgtatatacatatatataggacaatgctgctgctgctgtgtttcttcagttgtgtccacctctttgtgaccctgtgggctgtagccctccaggctcctctatccatggaattctccaggcaagaatactggagtgggttgccattcccttccccagggtatccttccgacccagggatcaaacctgggtctcctgcactgcaggcagattttttaccatctgagttacctgggaagcccatacgtGGGACAGTAACagttgacaaacctagacagcatattaaaaagcagagacattacctttctgacaaaggtctgtataatcaaagctatggtttttccagtagtcatgtatagatgtgagagctggaccataaagaaagctgaatccaaagcaatctatagattcaatgcaatccctatcaagctaccaatggtatttttcacagaactagaacaaatcatttcacaatttgtatggaaatacaaaaaaacctcaaatagccaaagtaatcttgagaaagaagaatggaactggaggaatcaaccttcctgacttcagactatactac comes from Dama dama isolate Ldn47 chromosome 16, ASM3311817v1, whole genome shotgun sequence and encodes:
- the LOC133071395 gene encoding olfactory receptor 13C7-like, producing MGKTNQSSVTEFVLLGLSGYPELEAIYFVLVLFMYLVILLGNGVIIIVNVCDSHLHTPMYFFLSNLSFLDICYTSSSIPIFLSSFLTSRKTISFSGCGVQMFLSFAMGAAECVLLSMMAFDRYVAICNPLRYPIIMSKNSYVPMAAGSWIAGGVNSMLQTSLAMRLPFCGDNVINHFTCEILAVLKLACADISINIISMVVANMIFLVVPVLFIFISYVFILSTILRIPSSEGRRKAFSTCSAHLTVVIIFYGTILFMYAKPKAKDSSGADKVQVTDKIISLFYGVVTPMLNPLIYSLRNKDVKAAVNSILCQKCFSGGK